GTTCGAATGGAACAGCGGCATCGACAGGTACACCACGTCGTCGCTCGTGATCGAGAACCGCGGAACGAGGGTGTTGCCCGAGAACAGCACCATCATGTGCGGCAGCATCACCGGCTTCGGATCACCGCTCGTCCCCGAGGTGAAGATCAGCATGAACGGATCGGCCGGCTGCGCCTCCCGGAACGGTTCGAGCGGACCGGCCCCGTCGACGAGGGAGCGCCACTCGGATCCGGTCACGTCGAACACCCGCACGTCGCCGAGGTCGAGACCGTCGAGCAGCGGGGCGTGCTCGGGATCGGTCAGCAGCACCTGGCAGTCGGCGCGGAGGATGTCGCGGGCCAGCCCCTCACCGCGTCGCGTGTTGTTGATGCCGACCAGGGGGAAACCGCCCAGGGCGGCTCCCGCGATCGCGTGCAGCATGGCGGGGGTGTTGCCGAGGAGCGCGCCGACGTGCACCGGCCGGTCGTGGTCCATCAGCGACAGCAGGGCGGAGGCCTGCGCCGAGGCTTCCGTGAGATGTTCGCGCCAGGTCCGGTTGCCGCTGTCGTGGACGATGGCCGTGGTGTCGTCGTCGAGGAGTGCGCGGAGTGCCTGCTGGACGGTGTCTGCCATGTCTACCTCGGTCGGTGCGAAGGGAAAGGGACGGGCCGAGCTGTCAACGAGCGAGATGCCTGGTGAGGAACGCGATCTGGTGGCCGGCAGCCGGTTCGAACCAGTCCTTGCCGGGCCACACGTCGAAATGGTCGCAGGGATAGTGCCGCACCTCGGCGCGCGCCCGGAAGGCCGCCCGGGCGGCGGCGTGCGGGGGAGCGCTGCGGTCGAAGTCGGCGATCTGGACCAGCACCGGACACGCGACCGAGCCCGCGTGCCGGGCCGGGCGGTACGCACCGAGCGACAGCACGACGCTCGCGTCGATCTCGTTCCGCCAGGTCGGCCCGGCCAGGGACAGATAGTCCTCGTGATAGCCGTCGAGCGACATCGCCGCCGTCGATCCCGGCGGCCCGACGATCGGGATGGTCCGCGCCGCGCCCGTCCGGGCGGTCGCGAGGCGGCTCCGCAGGCCCGCGGCGGTGGACCGGAGCAGCACCGACGGCGGGTGGTGCCGCGCGGCGAGCGCACCCGCGGCCGGTCCGTCGACCAGCGGCGTCAGCGACACCACGGCCGCGACGTGCGGTTCACCCGCCGCGACCGTGAGGACGTGCCCGCCCGACAGCGACACACCCCACAGGACCACGCGGGAGGCGTCGGCGCCGTCGAGACCACGCGCCGTCGCGAGCGCCGCCCGGTAGTCGTCGAGCTGGGCGTCGATGTCGACCCGCTGCCGCACCCTGCCGCCCGACTCGCCGAAACCGCGGTAGTCGAACGCCAGCACGTGCATCCCGGCGGCGGCGAGCCGCTCGGCGAACGGGGCCAGCCCGGAGTCCTTCGTGCCGCCCAGCCCGTGCGCCATCACGACGACGGGAGCGCGTCCGTCCACGGTGAGGACGTCGATGGTGGGGGAGAAGTGCCAGGCGTGGACGGTCTCACCCGCGGACCGGAAGGTGACCGATCGCCGGGTCATGCGCGCCCCCTCGCGGTGGCCCGCGCCAGCCCGGCGGGCAGTTCGCGGGTGCGGATGTCGAACTCGTAGGCGAAGTAGTCGAGCTGCTGCGTGTGTCTCGGGCGGTCGAGCATGTGGCCCGTGTACCTGCGTTCGTCGTCGACGATCACGCGCTCCATCTCCTCCACCGGCGGCAGGGCGTACCGGCCGATCACGTAGGCCGCGATGAGCCGGGCCTGGCATTCGACGAACGGGAACAGCGTCGGGGTCGCCTGCGCGAAACCCGCGAAGGCGAGGTCCGGGATCCCGGGCAGGAAGATCCGCTTGTACAACCCGATCCGGTTGTCGGGGGCGCTGATGAACTCCGGGTCGAAGAACGGGAAGGTGATGTTGTAGCCCGTGGCGTGGACGATGACGTCGAATTCGGCGGACGTGCCGTCCGTGAAGTGCACCGTGCGGTCGTCGAGCCGGGCGATGTCGGGTTTCGGGGTGATGTCGCCGGAACCGAGACGCAGGGGCAGTTCCACCGACTGCGTGGGGTGGGCCTCGAAGAACCGGTGGTTCGGTGTCGGCAGGCCGTACCGTTCCGGCCGCCCCGACAGCAGCGGCTGCCCGAGCTGCACCACCTTCCGCTGCCAGGACAGCGGGATGTAGGGGAGGGTGCGGTAGAACTTGTCGGCCGGCCGGCCCGCGATGTACTTCGGCACGATCCACGCACTCGACCGCGTCGACAGGGTCACCTCGGTCTGCAGTGCCTTCGACGACAGTTCGACCGCGATGTCGGCGGCACTGTTGCCGAGGCCCACCACGAGGATCCGTTTGCCCGCGAAGTCGAGGGGCGTGCGCGGATCGACGTAATGGTGCGAGTGGATGATCTCGCCGGTGAAGGTGCCGGGGAAGTCGGGGAAACGCGGATCCCAGTGGTGCCCGTTGGCGACGACGAGGAAGTCGAACCGCCGGGTGCTGCCGTCCTCGAGGTCGAGTTCCCAGCCGCCCTCGGGCAGGCGGCGGGCGTGGCGGACACCGTTGCGGAACTCGATGTGCTCACGCAGCCCGAACGCGTCGGTGTACCCGTCGAGATATTCCTTGATCTGCGTGTGATGTGGGAAGTCCGGATAGGACTCCGGCATCGGATAGTCCTTGAACGACAACCGGTGCTTCGAGGTGTCGATGTGCAGCGAACGGTAGGCGCTGCTGTGACCGTTGGGATTGCCGAAGGCCCAGTTGCCGCCCACCCGGTCCGAACTCTCGAAACAGGTGTA
This region of Rhodococcus sp. Z13 genomic DNA includes:
- a CDS encoding alpha/beta hydrolase, whose protein sequence is MTRRSVTFRSAGETVHAWHFSPTIDVLTVDGRAPVVVMAHGLGGTKDSGLAPFAERLAAAGMHVLAFDYRGFGESGGRVRQRVDIDAQLDDYRAALATARGLDGADASRVVLWGVSLSGGHVLTVAAGEPHVAAVVSLTPLVDGPAAGALAARHHPPSVLLRSTAAGLRSRLATARTGAARTIPIVGPPGSTAAMSLDGYHEDYLSLAGPTWRNEIDASVVLSLGAYRPARHAGSVACPVLVQIADFDRSAPPHAAARAAFRARAEVRHYPCDHFDVWPGKDWFEPAAGHQIAFLTRHLAR
- a CDS encoding flavin-containing monooxygenase, translated to MSTPTTAVIGAGISGLTSGKMLCDYGVPYTCFESSDRVGGNWAFGNPNGHSSAYRSLHIDTSKHRLSFKDYPMPESYPDFPHHTQIKEYLDGYTDAFGLREHIEFRNGVRHARRLPEGGWELDLEDGSTRRFDFLVVANGHHWDPRFPDFPGTFTGEIIHSHHYVDPRTPLDFAGKRILVVGLGNSAADIAVELSSKALQTEVTLSTRSSAWIVPKYIAGRPADKFYRTLPYIPLSWQRKVVQLGQPLLSGRPERYGLPTPNHRFFEAHPTQSVELPLRLGSGDITPKPDIARLDDRTVHFTDGTSAEFDVIVHATGYNITFPFFDPEFISAPDNRIGLYKRIFLPGIPDLAFAGFAQATPTLFPFVECQARLIAAYVIGRYALPPVEEMERVIVDDERRYTGHMLDRPRHTQQLDYFAYEFDIRTRELPAGLARATARGRA